In Salvelinus fontinalis isolate EN_2023a chromosome 37, ASM2944872v1, whole genome shotgun sequence, the genomic stretch TAAAGTGTCCCAGAGTAGGGGAAGGATAAAACCCTACTGGATTATTACAAGCCCCTGCCTACGACCCTCTCCCATCCCACCCCCTCTAATATTCCCTCCTTTCTAGTTTTTTCCTCCTCTCACCGTGTCGGGTAGCCTACACAGTTGGTGGCCAGCACAAGCACGGACCCTGTCATTGTGGTTCAGTGGAGTAGCTGCTGCTGCCTTTGCAACAGTtgcacagtatgtgtgtgtggtgtcctcTATCCCTTCTCACCACCAGCAATAATATTTCCAGAGATTAATTATTCAAGGATTGCCTGTCAAGGGGGAGCTACCTGATAGCAAGGACCTCAGGAGAGCCAAAAACCTTACAGCTGGATATCAGGTGAAACGATACACCCCACTGcttcatctctttctcctcctcctccgtcctCCCTCCTTCATTTCCACTCTTTTGATGTAAAGTGTAACTGAACACTTGAAAGAAAACACCAACTACTCCTGCTTGTTTTTTTTCCTCTGTAAAGCTGTCttctgtttttttctctccaatgCTCGTCACCAGCAAGCAGTTGAATATCGGTCGCTCCCACAGTTGGGACACCCTGGGGGGGAATGAGGGGCAGTGGGCCGGGGGAGAAAGCGTTTACGACCACCAAGGCAGGATTGCGGGCCGACGGAACTCGCTGTcttacaggggagacagaggaggttacTACGAGCCACCCCCTGGGGTGCGCCCTCCTGACCTGGATCTGAAACGAGACCCCTACTCCTACCAGGACTCTCTGTACAGCCAGCAGGGCTACGCTGCTGATCCCCGGGAAATGAGAAAGGGCTCAGTCCCTGAGCTAAACCACTACGACCGTCCAACCATGGCTCATAGTCACCAAGGATCCGTCGTCTTACAGGAATATTATCCCCATGACCCTGCTATGGCTCCCCGACCACCGGAGGATCCCCGGGGCTTCTACCGGGTGGAGCAGCAGCCACAGCAGCCACAGCCTCACCCGCTTAACAGATCCCCGTCCCACTATGGGATGAACCCAGTGGGACGGCTGCCATGGGAccagggacagggagggaggcccGGACCTCCGGGTCCTTCATcggcttctcctcttcctcctccccctcctccgccAACTGCCCATGGCATGAACCAGGTTTACAGTCAGCCTGCAGCTGTAGCTGCCGCTGCCAAGATGATGCCAGATGGCCAGCGCTCTCCTGCTCACTATGGGATGGAACAACCATCTTCGCCTCGGTACGCATCTGAGCCACCCCCTCTAGCTGGACAGCCGGTCTACACCGACATCAACGGCCGTCCCCTGGACAATCGGCAGCAGCAGCCCGCAGCCACCTGCCTGGTGGTGGACCCTAACACTCAGGGACTGGACGGGAGCATGCAACAGCGAGGTATGATGATGAGGCAGGATTGCACCTCGCCCTACGGAGTACAACaacagcctccacagaccaacaTGCAGATCTAcaaccccaaccctcctctcGCCGCCCCTGCTcttgcccctcttcctcccccaccagcccctgtagccctcccccctccacctcccacAGCCCCCCAGACGCCTGCAGACCCAAAGAGGAACGCCGACCCAGAGTTCCTGGCTCTGCTTCGCAATGAGGGTCTCTCAGAGAGTACCATCTCCTCACTCATCCAGCAGGGCTTTGACACAACCGGTATGCTGGCAGTCATGGAAGAGAATGACGTGCGCTCTGTGGCTCCCAATTTAGGGCAGGCGCGGGTGCTGTCGCGGGTAGCCATCAGTGTCAAGAGGCCCTTGGAGCCTACACCTACGACCCAGCAACAGGCCCCCATGCGGGGCCGCTCCAACAGTTTCAGCCACCGCTCTGACATGTACctccaacagcagcagcaacagcagcaccaACATCAGCAGCAGGCCATGGCAATGGGCATGGATCCACGGCTGATGCCACCACAGACCCCTGGTGTCATGCAGACCATCTCCCCCGCAATGGCCGAGGCCATGGCCAGGAGGCCCAACAGCGCTCCCTCTCAGCACCTCCTAGAAACCACCCAGGGCTACCCAGGACCTCGTACCCCGGGGCCCTACAGTGGCGCCATGGTCCCTGTCCAGTCCCGGCCCGTGTCTGCATACTCCCAACACCCGGGTGTGCCTATGCATCCGGGCATACAGATGATGGCTGCCATGCCCCAGCACCAGCAGATGTCAGGGGCTGCAATGCAAGCCATGCAACAACAGCAGATGCCAGTGTCCATGCCTGCCCTGCCGCCACCTCAGCAGGCCCCGAAGGCATACTCCACCAACTACACAGTGCCCATGGAGTTGATGAAGCGGGACCGCAGCCTGCAACCCATGTCGCCCATGCACAGCCCCCACCTCAGCCCTCAGATGATGCGCAAGGCTGGGGGCACCCCGTCTGATGGCGCCATGATGCCCGTGGGTACCACCATGCAGAGCCAGAGTGCTATGGCCGCCAACCAGAAGCTTAGCCGCCGTACCGGCCCACCTGTCATCGTCTCCACCATGGCATCACCAGATACAAGTAAAGCACACTTTTATCCCTTCTGcattccctcctcttccttcgcTCCCCTAGTCTCTTGGCTGTAGTGCATTCATTGGTTACTAAAGGAGCCATTCTTCATTGCATTCTTGTTGCAGTTATTGCGTTTTCTCTATTTGAAATGAGGGCTTGGTTATATAATCATTCActctgtactgtagctaagaCAACAATTAGGTATTGTGGTTTTTCAATACGATTCATTCTTTTATACCCTTCCTTGTCAGGATAGCCTTGACGTGTGGATAACCCCTTTCTCAAAGAATAGTTGAATACGTGAGGCTACGACACTGCTCACTTTATGACACCTATTTGGCATGAATCGAATACAGGATACTGTTTTGCAGTGCTCTTAAACCAAGAGCTGAAATGGGCCATTTATCTGGTTCCCACTCAACGTTCAAGTGTTGTAGATACTTTTCCGGTGGATTGAGATGAATTGATCTCTTTGCTGCTTTCACATAATTTGAGTCTGTTGGCTGTGTGCAGCTCAGCATGTTGCTAACCTGTGGATGTGTATTGTATTGACAATGGATAAGCATCTCAACTTGATGTTTCATATAAAGGCTACCATATTTTATGTGAATAGCTTGAGTTATATCCATATTCtgtgttttttggggggagggtaTGACTGGCTTTAACCCATGCCCTAGTTATCTATAGTCAGAGTGCCTGTTGAAAAGCTCTGAGAGTACTTTCCTCTTTCTGAGTGATGTGTTTTAGACTCTCACGTGTCAACTGTCAGCCATCTTTGCACACTTTACGACTCTTGCTGTCGTCTGTATTGTTTCATGCTAGTATTTGTCA encodes the following:
- the LOC129836387 gene encoding histone-lysine N-methyltransferase 2B-like; protein product: MLVTSKQLNIGRSHSWDTLGGNEGQWAGGESVYDHQGRIAGRRNSLSYRGDRGGYYEPPPGVRPPDLDLKRDPYSYQDSLYSQQGYAADPREMRKGSVPELNHYDRPTMAHSHQGSVVLQEYYPHDPAMAPRPPEDPRGFYRVEQQPQQPQPHPLNRSPSHYGMNPVGRLPWDQGQGGRPGPPGPSSASPLPPPPPPPTAHGMNQVYSQPAAVAAAAKMMPDGQRSPAHYGMEQPSSPRYASEPPPLAGQPVYTDINGRPLDNRQQQPAATCLVVDPNTQGLDGSMQQRGMMMRQDCTSPYGVQQQPPQTNMQIYNPNPPLAAPALAPLPPPPAPVALPPPPPTAPQTPADPKRNADPEFLALLRNEGLSESTISSLIQQGFDTTGMLAVMEENDVRSVAPNLGQARVLSRVAISVKRPLEPTPTTQQQAPMRGRSNSFSHRSDMYLQQQQQQQHQHQQQAMAMGMDPRLMPPQTPGVMQTISPAMAEAMARRPNSAPSQHLLETTQGYPGPRTPGPYSGAMVPVQSRPVSAYSQHPGVPMHPGIQMMAAMPQHQQMSGAAMQAMQQQQMPVSMPALPPPQQAPKAYSTNYTVPMELMKRDRSLQPMSPMHSPHLSPQMMRKAGGTPSDGAMMPVGTTMQSQSAMAANQKLSRRTGPPVIVSTMASPDTSKAHFYPFCIPSSSFAPLVSWL